In a single window of the Notamacropus eugenii isolate mMacEug1 chromosome 4, mMacEug1.pri_v2, whole genome shotgun sequence genome:
- the CFAP73 gene encoding cilia- and flagella-associated protein 73 isoform X1, with protein MSVPWEEYFQMVLEEKLLAEKPQVHEDNYINHATQLLEKKRETVEVEEALQAKKKEFQVKMSALKQRREALEQKEAALKESMVRFDKFLKDTEAKQSRSLRRAEEGRQTAAQKEAEAMALKAELTRLIQRKEQLEHRLNKYRPFAQYLEQVVAQSEEFQEIPELMTRFNGLSETQVILSEREQTLHKAVEDARAELFKLVEEKNDEILKQNNRLADLQLRLEEVRTQALQWESRWVHIQNTAAQKTLLLGQIKMVALNLFQMVCKQKKEVPALAVEDTEGQLEQVQQYFQDLSATLAKLTRENLGPAAADH; from the exons ATGTCTGTGCCTTGGGAAGAATATTTCCAGATGGTCTTGGAAGAAAAACTACTGGCTGA gaAGCCCCAGGTGCATGAGGATAACTATATCAACCATGCTACCCAACTGCTGGAGAAGAAGCGGGAGACGGTAGAGGTGGAGGAGGCCCTGCAGGCCAAGAAGAAG GAATTTCAGGTAAAGATGTCAGCTCTGAAGCAGAGAAGGGAGGCCCTGGAACAGAAGGAGGCTGCACTGAAGGAGTCCATGGTCCGCTTTGACAAGTTCTTGAAG GACACAGAGGCTAAGCAGAGTCGGTCCCTGCGCCGTGCAGAAGAAGGACGGCAGACTGCTGCCCAGAAGGAGGCTGAGGCCATGGCACTGAAGGCAGAATTGACTAGGCTCATTCAGAGAAAGGAGCAGTTGGAGCACAGACTGAACAAATACAGACCATTCGCCCAGTACCTGGAGCAGGTGGTGGCCCAGTCTGAGGAG TTCCAGGAGATACCCGAGCTGATGACTCGCTTCAATGGGCTGTCTGAAACTCAGGTCATACTGTCTGAGCGTGAGCAGACTTTGCACAAGGCTGTGGAGGATGCTAGGGCCGAGTTGTTCAAACTGGTGGAAGAAAAGAACGATGAGATCCTGAAACAGAATAACCGGTTGGCTGACCTGCAGCTTCGGCTGGAGGAGGTCAGGACTCAGGCGCTGCAATGG GAGTCAAGATGGGTCCACATCCAAAATACGGCAGCCCAGAAGACTTTGCTACTTGGGCAGATCAAGATGGTGGCCCTCAACCTGTTCCAGATGGTTTGCAAGCAGAAAAAGGAGGTCCCTGCATTAGCTGTGGAGGACACAGAAGGGCAGCTGGAGCAG GTACAGCAGTACTTTCAGGACCTTTCTGCCACGTTGGCCAAGCTCACCAGAGAGAACCTGGGCCCCGCTGCTGCTGACCACTAG
- the CFAP73 gene encoding cilia- and flagella-associated protein 73 isoform X2 — translation MSVPWEEYFQMVLEEKLLAEKPQVHEDNYINHATQLLEKKRETVEVEEALQAKKKEFQVKMSALKQRREALEQKEAALKESMDTEAKQSRSLRRAEEGRQTAAQKEAEAMALKAELTRLIQRKEQLEHRLNKYRPFAQYLEQVVAQSEEFQEIPELMTRFNGLSETQVILSEREQTLHKAVEDARAELFKLVEEKNDEILKQNNRLADLQLRLEEVRTQALQWESRWVHIQNTAAQKTLLLGQIKMVALNLFQMVCKQKKEVPALAVEDTEGQLEQVQQYFQDLSATLAKLTRENLGPAAADH, via the exons ATGTCTGTGCCTTGGGAAGAATATTTCCAGATGGTCTTGGAAGAAAAACTACTGGCTGA gaAGCCCCAGGTGCATGAGGATAACTATATCAACCATGCTACCCAACTGCTGGAGAAGAAGCGGGAGACGGTAGAGGTGGAGGAGGCCCTGCAGGCCAAGAAGAAG GAATTTCAGGTAAAGATGTCAGCTCTGAAGCAGAGAAGGGAGGCCCTGGAACAGAAGGAGGCTGCACTGAAGGAGTCCATG GACACAGAGGCTAAGCAGAGTCGGTCCCTGCGCCGTGCAGAAGAAGGACGGCAGACTGCTGCCCAGAAGGAGGCTGAGGCCATGGCACTGAAGGCAGAATTGACTAGGCTCATTCAGAGAAAGGAGCAGTTGGAGCACAGACTGAACAAATACAGACCATTCGCCCAGTACCTGGAGCAGGTGGTGGCCCAGTCTGAGGAG TTCCAGGAGATACCCGAGCTGATGACTCGCTTCAATGGGCTGTCTGAAACTCAGGTCATACTGTCTGAGCGTGAGCAGACTTTGCACAAGGCTGTGGAGGATGCTAGGGCCGAGTTGTTCAAACTGGTGGAAGAAAAGAACGATGAGATCCTGAAACAGAATAACCGGTTGGCTGACCTGCAGCTTCGGCTGGAGGAGGTCAGGACTCAGGCGCTGCAATGG GAGTCAAGATGGGTCCACATCCAAAATACGGCAGCCCAGAAGACTTTGCTACTTGGGCAGATCAAGATGGTGGCCCTCAACCTGTTCCAGATGGTTTGCAAGCAGAAAAAGGAGGTCCCTGCATTAGCTGTGGAGGACACAGAAGGGCAGCTGGAGCAG GTACAGCAGTACTTTCAGGACCTTTCTGCCACGTTGGCCAAGCTCACCAGAGAGAACCTGGGCCCCGCTGCTGCTGACCACTAG
- the CFAP73 gene encoding cilia- and flagella-associated protein 73 isoform X3 gives MSALKQRREALEQKEAALKESMVRFDKFLKDTEAKQSRSLRRAEEGRQTAAQKEAEAMALKAELTRLIQRKEQLEHRLNKYRPFAQYLEQVVAQSEEFQEIPELMTRFNGLSETQVILSEREQTLHKAVEDARAELFKLVEEKNDEILKQNNRLADLQLRLEEVRTQALQWESRWVHIQNTAAQKTLLLGQIKMVALNLFQMVCKQKKEVPALAVEDTEGQLEQVQQYFQDLSATLAKLTRENLGPAAADH, from the exons ATGTCAGCTCTGAAGCAGAGAAGGGAGGCCCTGGAACAGAAGGAGGCTGCACTGAAGGAGTCCATGGTCCGCTTTGACAAGTTCTTGAAG GACACAGAGGCTAAGCAGAGTCGGTCCCTGCGCCGTGCAGAAGAAGGACGGCAGACTGCTGCCCAGAAGGAGGCTGAGGCCATGGCACTGAAGGCAGAATTGACTAGGCTCATTCAGAGAAAGGAGCAGTTGGAGCACAGACTGAACAAATACAGACCATTCGCCCAGTACCTGGAGCAGGTGGTGGCCCAGTCTGAGGAG TTCCAGGAGATACCCGAGCTGATGACTCGCTTCAATGGGCTGTCTGAAACTCAGGTCATACTGTCTGAGCGTGAGCAGACTTTGCACAAGGCTGTGGAGGATGCTAGGGCCGAGTTGTTCAAACTGGTGGAAGAAAAGAACGATGAGATCCTGAAACAGAATAACCGGTTGGCTGACCTGCAGCTTCGGCTGGAGGAGGTCAGGACTCAGGCGCTGCAATGG GAGTCAAGATGGGTCCACATCCAAAATACGGCAGCCCAGAAGACTTTGCTACTTGGGCAGATCAAGATGGTGGCCCTCAACCTGTTCCAGATGGTTTGCAAGCAGAAAAAGGAGGTCCCTGCATTAGCTGTGGAGGACACAGAAGGGCAGCTGGAGCAG GTACAGCAGTACTTTCAGGACCTTTCTGCCACGTTGGCCAAGCTCACCAGAGAGAACCTGGGCCCCGCTGCTGCTGACCACTAG
- the CFAP73 gene encoding cilia- and flagella-associated protein 73 isoform X4 encodes MSVPWEEYFQMVLEEKLLAEKPQVHEDNYINHATQLLEKKRETVEVEEALQAKKKEFQVKMSALKQRREALEQKEAALKESMVRFDKFLKFQEIPELMTRFNGLSETQVILSEREQTLHKAVEDARAELFKLVEEKNDEILKQNNRLADLQLRLEEVRTQALQWESRWVHIQNTAAQKTLLLGQIKMVALNLFQMVCKQKKEVPALAVEDTEGQLEQVQQYFQDLSATLAKLTRENLGPAAADH; translated from the exons ATGTCTGTGCCTTGGGAAGAATATTTCCAGATGGTCTTGGAAGAAAAACTACTGGCTGA gaAGCCCCAGGTGCATGAGGATAACTATATCAACCATGCTACCCAACTGCTGGAGAAGAAGCGGGAGACGGTAGAGGTGGAGGAGGCCCTGCAGGCCAAGAAGAAG GAATTTCAGGTAAAGATGTCAGCTCTGAAGCAGAGAAGGGAGGCCCTGGAACAGAAGGAGGCTGCACTGAAGGAGTCCATGGTCCGCTTTGACAAGTTCTTGAAG TTCCAGGAGATACCCGAGCTGATGACTCGCTTCAATGGGCTGTCTGAAACTCAGGTCATACTGTCTGAGCGTGAGCAGACTTTGCACAAGGCTGTGGAGGATGCTAGGGCCGAGTTGTTCAAACTGGTGGAAGAAAAGAACGATGAGATCCTGAAACAGAATAACCGGTTGGCTGACCTGCAGCTTCGGCTGGAGGAGGTCAGGACTCAGGCGCTGCAATGG GAGTCAAGATGGGTCCACATCCAAAATACGGCAGCCCAGAAGACTTTGCTACTTGGGCAGATCAAGATGGTGGCCCTCAACCTGTTCCAGATGGTTTGCAAGCAGAAAAAGGAGGTCCCTGCATTAGCTGTGGAGGACACAGAAGGGCAGCTGGAGCAG GTACAGCAGTACTTTCAGGACCTTTCTGCCACGTTGGCCAAGCTCACCAGAGAGAACCTGGGCCCCGCTGCTGCTGACCACTAG